A stretch of DNA from Aspergillus flavus chromosome 3, complete sequence:
TCCGAACTACGCCACGAATCTTGAGACGCCACGTGCGATCGGTTGTGAGATAACGTTTATTGATTTGTCCTTTGAATCGGGATTTCAGATCGACATCACCGCAGTTGAGGCTGCTATCCAACCAAACACCAAGATGATTAGTATCACTACACCGCATAACCCCACTGGTACTATCGTGGACCGCGACACACTGGACAGACTCGTCTCCTTGACCAAGGAGAGAGGAATCATTTTACTAGTCGACGAAACCTACGCCGATATCTCGTACCAAGGCCGTCTCCCTATTGCTGCTTCCCTAGGTGACCATGTCATCAGTGTTTCTTCCCTATCCAAATCCTACGGAATCCCTGGTATCAGACTGGGGTGGATTATTAACAAGAACCCCAAGTTGCAGGAAACGTTCTTAGCCGCCAAAGAACAGATCAGCATCAGCGGCAGTGTCATCGATGAGTGGATTGCTGAACAGGTTCTCTGCCACAAGGACAAGATCCTGAGTGCTACCACGAAGGAAATGGACCAGCGTCGCGAGATTGTGGCGGATTGGATCAAGAAGGAGGGAGAGTTGATTGAATGGGTGAGGCCAGAGGGGggtgttgtttgttttcctCATCTGAAGAAAGAGCCTGTCGGTGGTATGGATGCTTTTTATCATCGGTTGTTACATAAATATGGGACCTATGTTGGGCCTGGGCATTGGTTTGAGCAGCCGGATACTTTCATGCGTATTGGGTATGGGTGGCCGAGTGTGGAGGAGTTAAAGGGCGGGCTTGAGGCTATTTACATGGCTCTTCGTGAAGCGTAAATCTGGATATCTTTAGCGATAACTGGTTCTAAACAGGGTGGTCATTCGTTGGTTCCGCGGTTGACATCTTGATTTGCCACTGTCTGATTCAACGATAATGACGAAGCGTCTGATTCAGATGGTAATGAGATCTTGATTTCTCACTGACGAGGTGGGCGTTGGGGCCCTTCTTATACTTCTGGGAAACAACGGCATTTTGAGTAAACGGGGGTGGGGATGTACCACTCGTCATAATCCAGGCAATAAATGACCGAATTTATGGATAACTCTAAACTTTTGGCAGCCgactataaatataactcCAATCCCTGTCTATATCATCAGAAATCAAGAATTGGGTATCAAGATGTGCATGATATTCTAAACATAGCGTCAGCCCCTGTACCAATAAGCTCTAACTAGGGTTATGTATGGTCACATGTGTGATCTATAATTTTCTTGTTTACGTCTATAAGAGTGAGATAACCATGAATTTATtgtgtcatcttcttctgtaAAGTTCTTTCAACATTCTAAATCATCTTAACTCGTAGCATACTGTCGTCAACGCCGTTTCAGATTGCCAAGAACCCACAGCGGTTGGCGACCTCTAcgagacgaggaagagatacGATACAAATCGATTCCCAGGCTTTTCTAACCCGACCAGTATGAATACATGTGCAACTTTCCAAGTAATAGAACATAAATTCCTTGGTCAGCATATCCGCGAGTATCCCAGAGCCACGACTACCAGCCAAGAGGACCCGCTTTCGATTATAGCAAAACAATACGTGCCGTGTGATAACCTCGACCCATCCCCGGGAGATATCAGTATTATTTCCGCTCATGCCAATGGAATGCCAAAGGTATCCCTGGAGTACCGCAACGTAGTCAATAAAAACATACCTGACAAATGTTCCAGGAAGTCTACGAACCGTTATGGGTAGAGATCTACCACGCAGCCAAGAAAGCAGGATTGCAGTTACGGGGTATATGGATAGCGGATGCCGCCCACCAGGGTACAAGCGGTATCCTCAACGAAGAAAAACTAGGGAACGACCGTACGTTATTCTTCTTGATTATTTCTTCGAGACTTTGCCTAACTAGGTTTGCATGAGAAGCTTCCGCATTCGACCA
This window harbors:
- a CDS encoding aspartate/tyrosine/aromatic aminotransferase (aspartate aminotransferase), with amino-acid sequence MKYTRMPIEVESPEEYGYEKIKYNLSESSIADQTLGSLGLQIPDLKLLYNEHKGSTALRTLIVKDHDNLTHDDVLITSGAAGALFIISSSQLAPTDHLVVVRPNYATNLETPRAIGCEITFIDLSFESGFQIDITAVEAAIQPNTKMISITTPHNPTGTIVDRDTLDRLVSLTKERGIILLVDETYADISYQGRLPIAASLGDHVISVSSLSKSYGIPGIRLGWIINKNPKLQETFLAAKEQISISGSVIDEWIAEQVLCHKDKILSATTKEMDQRREIVADWIKKEGELIEWVRPEGGVVCFPHLKKEPVGGMDAFYHRLLHKYGTYVGPGHWFEQPDTFMRIGYGWPSVEELKGGLEAIYMALREA